Proteins from a single region of Streptomyces spectabilis:
- a CDS encoding FKBP-type peptidyl-prolyl cis-trans isomerase, whose translation MNIDKPEIDFPVGEAPSELQIKDLWEGDGAEAKAGDFVKVHYVGVSFSTGEEFDASWNRGNPLEFQLGAGQVIAGWDQGVQGMKVGGRRELTIPAHLAYGDRGAGGGRIAPGETLIFVCDLVSV comes from the coding sequence GTGAACATCGACAAGCCCGAGATCGACTTCCCCGTCGGTGAGGCCCCCTCCGAGCTGCAGATCAAGGACCTCTGGGAGGGCGACGGCGCCGAGGCCAAGGCGGGCGACTTCGTCAAGGTCCACTATGTGGGCGTGTCCTTCTCCACCGGTGAGGAGTTCGACGCGTCCTGGAACCGCGGCAACCCGCTGGAGTTCCAGCTCGGTGCCGGTCAGGTCATCGCGGGCTGGGACCAGGGCGTGCAGGGCATGAAGGTCGGCGGCCGTCGCGAGCTGACCATCCCGGCGCACCTGGCGTACGGCGACCGCGGTGCCGGTGGCGGCCGCATCGCCCCGGGCGAGACGCTGATCTTCGTCTGCGACCTCGTGTCCGTCTGA
- a CDS encoding FKBP-type peptidyl-prolyl cis-trans isomerase: MRRRSLLLAVPAGLLTLAGCGDDKSDKAKSKDSSSPTNSTPPKGKIVDGPVPEITKGTKFGEKPTVAKGSGKPSSDLAVKTIIAGKGVEVAKGDYLQAHYLGQIWDTAKVFDNSYDRKAPTIFPIGVGQVIPGWDQGLVGKKVDSRVELAIPPVLGYGKEGNKQAGIKGTDTLVFVVDIVNTYGPKSSAKGDGVAQDNKDLPKVGTNTDGKAPKVDVPKTDAPKKVVATYVIEGDGDVVKESDTLLCQYKGVLWADGKEFDSSYKSGQLAQFQLAQVIPGWRQGLTGKKVGSRVLVVVPPKDGYADKPPQGSPIKKDSTLVFSVDILAKM; the protein is encoded by the coding sequence GTGCGCCGACGCTCACTCCTCCTGGCCGTTCCGGCCGGCCTGCTGACCCTGGCCGGATGTGGTGACGACAAGTCCGACAAGGCCAAGTCCAAGGACAGCAGCTCCCCGACGAATTCCACGCCTCCCAAGGGCAAGATCGTCGACGGCCCTGTGCCCGAGATCACGAAGGGCACGAAGTTCGGCGAGAAGCCGACGGTGGCCAAGGGTTCCGGCAAGCCGTCCTCCGACCTCGCGGTGAAGACGATCATCGCAGGCAAGGGCGTCGAGGTCGCCAAGGGCGACTATCTCCAGGCCCACTATCTGGGCCAGATCTGGGACACCGCGAAGGTCTTCGACAACTCCTACGACCGCAAGGCGCCCACGATCTTCCCGATCGGCGTCGGTCAGGTCATCCCGGGCTGGGACCAGGGCCTGGTCGGCAAGAAGGTCGACAGCCGCGTCGAGCTCGCCATCCCCCCGGTCCTCGGGTACGGCAAGGAGGGCAACAAGCAGGCGGGTATCAAGGGCACGGACACCCTGGTGTTCGTCGTCGACATCGTGAACACGTACGGCCCGAAGAGCTCCGCCAAGGGCGACGGCGTCGCGCAGGACAACAAGGACCTGCCGAAGGTGGGGACGAACACCGACGGCAAGGCCCCCAAGGTCGACGTGCCGAAGACGGACGCCCCCAAGAAGGTCGTGGCGACGTACGTCATCGAGGGCGACGGCGACGTGGTCAAGGAGAGCGACACGCTCCTGTGCCAGTACAAGGGCGTGCTGTGGGCGGACGGCAAGGAGTTCGACTCCTCGTACAAGAGCGGTCAGCTCGCGCAGTTCCAGCTCGCTCAGGTCATCCCGGGCTGGCGCCAGGGTCTGACCGGCAAGAAGGTCGGCAGCCGCGTCCTGGTCGTCGTGCCGCCGAAGGACGGGTACGCGGACAAGCCGCCGCAGGGCAGCCCCATCAAGAAGGACTCCACGCTGGTCTTCTCGGTGGACATCCTCGCCAAGATGTGA
- a CDS encoding MFS transporter: MASGYGEILRARYATRLLAGTLVGRLPNATAAIAIVLFVRAEGGTYSLAGALAAVYGVATAVGQPLLGRLVDLYGQPRVMLPAAVASALGMALFAVTGPDVPVAAYLAMVIAGVFTPPLEGGLRALWSDVLGKEEQVHTAYAMDAVAQEVMFTVGPLLVTGIVSLWSAQAALLVVNAIGVLGALSVVVSRPSRAWRSAPREAHWLGALRSPGLLALLGAFLCVGTALGAITVAGVSYADGHGGDAVYGWMMAGLGLGALLGGVVYGARQWSGVPERRLVVLVALLAVFYLPLVLTPGAVGMVVLTSLAGVFLAPALACAFIVVDRHAPRGTVTEAFSWLVTTFTVGTAVGTAAGGPVVERGGAEWGFAVPGLAGVAAVVVLLCTRRVLAVSGAGVVVAADTGVGSSETDRNGTVEPGFSAGHRA, encoded by the coding sequence ATGGCTTCCGGTTACGGCGAGATCCTGCGTGCGCGGTACGCGACGCGGCTGCTCGCGGGCACGCTTGTGGGCCGCCTGCCCAATGCGACGGCGGCGATCGCCATCGTCCTCTTCGTGCGCGCGGAGGGCGGGACGTACAGCCTGGCGGGTGCGCTCGCGGCGGTGTACGGGGTGGCGACGGCGGTGGGGCAGCCGCTCCTCGGGCGTCTTGTGGATCTGTACGGACAGCCGAGGGTGATGCTTCCGGCGGCGGTGGCGTCGGCGCTCGGCATGGCGCTCTTCGCGGTCACCGGGCCGGACGTGCCGGTCGCCGCGTATCTGGCGATGGTGATCGCCGGTGTGTTCACACCGCCTCTGGAGGGCGGTCTGCGGGCGCTGTGGTCGGATGTGCTCGGCAAGGAGGAGCAGGTCCACACGGCGTACGCGATGGACGCGGTGGCGCAGGAGGTGATGTTCACGGTCGGGCCGCTCCTGGTGACGGGCATCGTGTCGCTGTGGTCGGCGCAGGCGGCGCTCCTGGTGGTGAACGCCATCGGGGTGCTCGGTGCGCTTTCGGTGGTGGTGTCGCGGCCTTCGCGCGCCTGGCGCTCGGCGCCCCGGGAGGCGCATTGGCTCGGTGCCCTGCGCTCGCCGGGGCTGCTCGCGCTGCTCGGGGCGTTCCTGTGCGTGGGGACGGCGCTGGGGGCGATCACGGTGGCGGGTGTCAGCTACGCGGACGGGCACGGTGGCGACGCGGTGTACGGCTGGATGATGGCGGGCCTTGGCCTCGGTGCGCTGCTCGGCGGTGTGGTCTACGGGGCGCGGCAGTGGAGCGGTGTGCCGGAGCGGCGTCTCGTGGTGTTGGTGGCGTTGCTCGCGGTCTTCTATCTGCCGCTGGTGCTCACGCCGGGCGCGGTGGGGATGGTGGTGCTGACGTCGCTGGCGGGGGTGTTCCTGGCACCGGCGCTCGCGTGTGCGTTCATCGTGGTGGACCGGCACGCTCCGCGGGGCACGGTCACGGAGGCGTTCTCGTGGCTGGTGACGACGTTCACGGTGGGGACGGCGGTGGGTACGGCTGCCGGTGGGCCGGTGGTCGAGCGGGGCGGTGCGGAGTGGGGGTTCGCGGTGCCGGGCCTCGCCGGGGTGGCGGCGGTGGTGGTGTTGTTGTGCACCAGGAGGGTGCTCGCGGTGAGTGGTGCGGGTGTGGTCGTCGCGGCCGACACAGGTGTGGGCTCTTCGGAAACTGATCGAAACGGTACTGTCGAACCCGGTTTCAGTGCGGGGCATCGGGCGTAA
- a CDS encoding phage terminase large subunit family protein, with amino-acid sequence MPLTPRPVAVLFKAACPDCRARFELAAGALRLAIGASRRTTFYSFTCPECGTAVRKPAGERIVELLTGGGVRTLRLHSTV; translated from the coding sequence ATGCCCCTTACGCCCCGCCCGGTGGCCGTCCTCTTCAAGGCCGCCTGCCCCGACTGCCGCGCGCGTTTCGAACTGGCGGCGGGCGCGCTGCGGTTGGCGATCGGTGCCAGCCGCCGCACCACCTTCTACTCCTTCACCTGTCCCGAGTGCGGCACCGCCGTGCGCAAGCCCGCGGGGGAGCGCATCGTCGAGCTCCTCACCGGCGGCGGGGTACGGACGCTGCGCCTGCACTCGACCGTCTAG
- the tatC gene encoding twin-arginine translocase subunit TatC — MPLADHLRELRNRLAKGMLAIVVVSIVAAFYSEELMEFLSDPVPRCEDGKPTTGGVCAKVAYMDLLSPFTTTVKVSLMVGVVVASPVWLYQLWAFVAPGLHKHERKYTYAFVAAAVPLFFGGAWLAYEIMPISMRVLLSITPDGSENILPMDKILDFSVRMVLVFGVSFELPLLLVMLNMTGIVTGRRMLTWWRGVVMGVFIFGAVATPTTDPFGMIALAGPIVVLYFLAVGFSVLNDKRRRRADPDAELDDDEASDLDLTPQRVDDIEPVPAAKAVPEQVNGDSGRSSKYNGYDDVT; from the coding sequence ATGCCTCTCGCGGACCATTTGCGTGAGCTCCGCAACCGGCTCGCGAAGGGAATGCTGGCGATCGTCGTCGTGTCGATCGTCGCCGCGTTCTACAGCGAGGAACTCATGGAGTTCCTCTCCGACCCGGTGCCGCGCTGCGAGGACGGAAAGCCCACCACCGGCGGTGTCTGCGCCAAGGTCGCGTACATGGACCTGCTCTCACCGTTCACCACCACGGTGAAGGTGTCCCTCATGGTCGGTGTCGTGGTGGCCAGCCCGGTCTGGCTGTACCAGCTCTGGGCCTTTGTCGCGCCCGGCCTGCACAAGCACGAGCGCAAGTACACCTATGCCTTCGTCGCCGCCGCCGTGCCGCTGTTCTTCGGCGGCGCCTGGCTGGCGTACGAGATCATGCCCATCAGCATGCGGGTGCTGCTGAGCATCACTCCGGACGGCTCGGAGAACATCCTGCCGATGGACAAGATCCTGGACTTCAGCGTCCGGATGGTCCTGGTCTTCGGTGTCTCCTTCGAACTGCCACTGCTGCTCGTCATGTTGAACATGACGGGCATCGTCACCGGACGCCGCATGCTCACCTGGTGGCGCGGTGTCGTGATGGGCGTGTTCATCTTCGGCGCCGTGGCGACCCCGACCACCGACCCGTTCGGCATGATCGCCCTCGCGGGCCCCATCGTGGTCCTGTACTTCCTGGCCGTCGGGTTCTCCGTCCTCAACGACAAGCGCCGCCGCCGCGCCGACCCGGACGCGGAGCTGGACGACGACGAGGCCTCCGACCTCGACCTCACGCCGCAGCGCGTGGACGACATCGAGCCCGTCCCCGCGGCCAAGGCCGTACCGGAGCAGGTGAACGGCGACAGCGGCCGCTCGTCGAAGTACAACGGCTACGACGACGTCACCTGA
- the prcB gene encoding proteasome subunit beta — MEANTRSTGRLPAAFLTPGSSSFVDFLSVHQPELLPGKRTLPPTQGVIEAPHGTTIVATTFPGGVVLAGDRRATMGNVIAQRDIEKVFPADEYSAVGIAGTAGLAVEMVKLFQLELEHFEKVEGAQLSLEGKANRLSTMIRSNLGMAMQGLAVVPLFAGYDVDRERGRIFSYDVTGGRSEEHGFAATGSGSVFARGSMKKLYREDLTEEQATTLVVQALYDAADDDSATGGPDVARRIYPIVTVISEDGFRRLTEEESSAIARSILERRLEQPDGPRAALL, encoded by the coding sequence GTGGAAGCCAACACTCGTAGCACCGGGCGTCTACCGGCTGCCTTCCTGACGCCTGGGTCCTCGTCCTTCGTGGACTTCCTCTCCGTGCACCAGCCGGAACTGCTCCCGGGCAAGCGGACGTTGCCGCCGACGCAGGGCGTGATCGAGGCGCCGCACGGCACGACCATCGTCGCGACGACGTTCCCGGGCGGCGTGGTGCTGGCCGGTGACCGGCGCGCGACGATGGGGAACGTCATCGCCCAGCGGGACATCGAGAAGGTGTTTCCGGCCGACGAGTACTCGGCGGTGGGCATCGCCGGTACGGCCGGTCTTGCCGTGGAGATGGTCAAGCTGTTCCAGCTGGAGCTCGAGCACTTCGAGAAGGTCGAGGGCGCCCAGCTCTCCCTCGAGGGCAAGGCGAACCGCCTGTCGACCATGATCCGGAGCAATCTGGGCATGGCGATGCAGGGCCTGGCCGTGGTCCCGTTGTTCGCGGGGTATGACGTGGACCGCGAGCGGGGCCGGATCTTCTCGTACGACGTGACGGGTGGCCGCAGCGAGGAGCACGGCTTCGCGGCGACGGGTTCGGGTTCGGTGTTCGCGCGCGGCTCCATGAAGAAGCTGTACCGCGAGGACCTGACGGAGGAGCAGGCGACGACGCTGGTCGTGCAGGCGCTGTACGACGCGGCGGACGACGATTCCGCGACCGGCGGTCCGGATGTGGCGCGTCGGATCTATCCCATCGTGACGGTGATCTCCGAGGACGGCTTCCGGAGGCTGACGGAGGAGGAGTCCTCCGCGATCGCGCGCTCGATCCTGGAGCGGCGTCTTGAGCAGCCGGACGGTCCTCGCGCCGCGCTGCTCTGA
- a CDS encoding LacI family DNA-binding transcriptional regulator, translated as MATPPHDTTAPRPTSRDVARAAGVSQATVSLVLGDKWHGRVAERTAERVRTTARELGYRPNLAARNLRLGRTRTALLVVPALTNEFFARLHTGAARVAARHGFSVVLYPSPDSVGPSGAPTQASRVSDPFDSARAALDGVLASSMASDALATLRGDALPLVMLDSDPADSLGAATVNLDIADGTRQAAEHLLDLGHRDLLHLTADIDSWTFDVRRRTLATTLHGTGARHRTVKADLTVDDARTATEAALTAPGPRPTALICDDDVLAAGACKAARRLGLHVPDDLSITGFDDLTLATAVEPELTTVRLPAEDFGEQAMTTLLDVLAGRTPQPAPLPVQLIVRGSTAQSPAPRR; from the coding sequence GTGGCCACGCCCCCGCACGACACCACGGCCCCCCGCCCCACCAGCCGCGACGTCGCCCGCGCCGCCGGCGTCTCCCAGGCCACCGTCTCCCTCGTCCTCGGCGACAAATGGCACGGCCGCGTCGCCGAGCGCACCGCCGAACGCGTCCGCACCACCGCCCGCGAACTCGGCTACCGCCCCAACCTCGCCGCCCGCAACCTCCGCCTCGGCCGCACCCGCACCGCCCTCCTCGTCGTCCCCGCCCTCACCAACGAGTTCTTCGCCCGCTTGCACACCGGCGCCGCCCGCGTCGCCGCCCGCCACGGCTTCAGCGTCGTCCTCTACCCCTCCCCCGACAGCGTCGGCCCCAGCGGAGCCCCCACCCAGGCCTCCCGCGTCAGCGACCCCTTCGACTCCGCCCGCGCCGCCCTCGACGGCGTCCTCGCCTCCTCCATGGCCTCCGACGCCCTCGCCACCCTCCGCGGCGACGCCCTCCCCCTCGTCATGCTCGACAGCGACCCCGCCGACAGCCTCGGCGCCGCCACCGTCAACCTCGACATCGCCGACGGCACCCGCCAGGCAGCCGAACACCTCCTCGACCTCGGCCACCGCGACCTGCTCCACCTCACCGCCGACATCGACTCCTGGACCTTCGACGTACGCCGCCGCACCCTCGCCACCACCCTCCACGGCACCGGCGCACGACACCGCACCGTCAAGGCCGACCTCACCGTCGACGACGCCCGCACCGCCACCGAAGCCGCGCTCACCGCACCCGGCCCCCGCCCCACCGCCCTCATCTGCGACGACGACGTCCTCGCCGCGGGCGCCTGCAAGGCCGCACGCCGCCTCGGCCTGCACGTCCCCGACGACCTCAGCATCACCGGCTTCGACGACCTCACCCTCGCCACCGCCGTCGAACCCGAACTCACCACCGTCCGCCTGCCCGCCGAGGACTTCGGCGAACAAGCCATGACCACCCTCCTCGACGTCCTCGCCGGACGCACCCCCCAGCCCGCACCCCTGCCCGTCCAGCTCATCGTCCGCGGCTCCACAGCACAGAGCCCCGCACCCCGGCGCTGA
- the prcA gene encoding proteasome subunit alpha: MSTPFYVSPQQAMADRAEYARKGIARGRSLVVLQYADGIVFVGENPSRALHKFSEIYDRIGFAAAGKYNEYENLRIGGVRYADLRGYTYDRDDVTARGLANVYAQTLGTIFSSNAEKPYEVELVVAEVGTTPDGDQIYRLPHDGSIVDEHGSVAVGGNAEQISTFLDQRHRDGMTLAEALKLAVQSLSRDTNGSEREIPAERLEVAVLDRTRPQQRKFKRIVGRQLERLLGAEGAAGSSSDAEADAESGEGSEGGSSQE, from the coding sequence GTGTCGACGCCGTTCTATGTCTCACCCCAGCAGGCCATGGCCGACCGGGCGGAGTATGCCCGCAAGGGCATCGCTCGCGGTCGCAGTCTGGTTGTGCTGCAGTACGCCGACGGCATTGTGTTCGTCGGTGAGAACCCGTCCCGTGCGCTGCACAAGTTCAGCGAGATCTATGACCGGATCGGTTTCGCGGCGGCTGGTAAGTACAACGAGTACGAGAACCTTCGTATTGGCGGTGTCCGCTACGCGGATCTGCGGGGGTATACGTACGACCGTGACGATGTGACGGCCCGTGGTCTGGCGAACGTGTACGCGCAGACGTTGGGCACGATTTTCTCCTCCAACGCGGAGAAGCCGTATGAGGTGGAGCTGGTCGTCGCGGAGGTCGGTACGACTCCGGACGGGGACCAGATCTACCGGCTGCCGCACGACGGCTCGATCGTGGACGAGCACGGCTCGGTCGCGGTGGGGGGCAATGCGGAGCAGATCAGCACCTTCCTGGACCAGCGGCATCGGGACGGGATGACGCTCGCGGAGGCGCTGAAGCTGGCGGTGCAGTCGCTGTCACGGGATACGAACGGCAGTGAGCGGGAGATTCCGGCGGAGCGTCTCGAAGTGGCGGTTCTGGACCGGACGCGGCCGCAGCAGCGCAAGTTCAAGCGGATCGTGGGCCGTCAGCTGGAGCGGTTGCTCGGTGCGGAGGGTGCGGCGGGGTCGTCTTCGGACGCGGAGGCCGATGCCGAGTCGGGTGAGGGTTCCGAGGGCGGTTCGTCCCAGGAGTAG
- a CDS encoding helix-turn-helix transcriptional regulator: MAIAKAERLMSLALCLLGTRRPLSKRELRESIEAYVEAFGPGRGMPFGPGRAAAGGPGAAASAAEESFNRMFERDKDDLRELGLVIETVENLDGETGYLARRDSNRLPPITLDAEEAAALGLAAKVWQQARLAGAASGALHKLRAAGLPEGVDPYEAHGALEPRIPVHEAAFEPLMLACRDRRPVVFDYRKATAARPEQRHVEPWALECWRGHWYLAGWDRDREDERVFRLSRITGKVRSRAGKFRAEVPDVVTVRETVASWAGEKADRTALIRLRKGAGYPLRARAVGVRELDGGWDELEIPYGHGLDAWLVEFGPDVVVLEPAELRADVMDRLRAVAKG, encoded by the coding sequence ATGGCCATTGCCAAGGCCGAGCGGCTGATGAGTCTGGCGCTGTGTCTGCTCGGGACGAGGCGTCCGCTCAGCAAGCGTGAGCTTCGGGAGTCGATCGAGGCGTATGTCGAGGCCTTCGGGCCGGGCAGAGGCATGCCCTTCGGGCCGGGCCGGGCGGCGGCCGGTGGGCCGGGTGCCGCGGCGTCGGCGGCCGAGGAGTCCTTCAACCGCATGTTCGAGCGCGACAAGGACGATCTGCGGGAGCTGGGCCTCGTCATCGAGACGGTGGAGAACCTGGACGGCGAGACGGGCTATCTGGCCCGCCGGGACAGCAACCGGCTGCCGCCGATCACGCTCGACGCCGAGGAGGCGGCGGCGCTCGGCCTCGCCGCGAAGGTGTGGCAGCAGGCGAGGCTGGCCGGTGCCGCGAGCGGGGCGCTGCACAAGCTGCGGGCGGCGGGTCTGCCCGAGGGCGTGGACCCCTACGAGGCGCACGGCGCCCTCGAACCGCGCATCCCCGTGCACGAGGCCGCGTTCGAGCCCCTGATGCTGGCCTGCCGTGACCGCAGGCCCGTCGTCTTCGACTACCGCAAGGCGACCGCGGCCCGGCCCGAGCAGCGGCATGTCGAGCCGTGGGCGCTGGAGTGCTGGCGCGGCCACTGGTATCTGGCGGGCTGGGACCGGGACCGCGAGGACGAGCGGGTCTTCCGGCTGTCCCGCATCACGGGCAAGGTCCGCTCGCGGGCGGGCAAGTTCCGGGCCGAGGTGCCCGACGTGGTGACGGTGCGGGAGACCGTGGCGAGCTGGGCGGGTGAGAAGGCGGACCGCACCGCGCTGATCCGGCTGCGCAAGGGAGCGGGCTATCCGCTGCGCGCGCGGGCCGTCGGCGTGCGGGAGCTGGACGGCGGCTGGGACGAGCTGGAGATTCCGTACGGGCACGGGCTCGATGCCTGGCTGGTGGAGTTCGGGCCCGACGTGGTGGTGCTCGAGCCCGCCGAGCTGCGGGCCGATGTGATGGACCGGCTGCGTGCCGTGGCCAAGGGCTGA
- a CDS encoding helix-turn-helix transcriptional regulator encodes MAANAIDQTRRMLSLVTYLRERPGARVADVARAFGISQDELISDLDVLPLCGTSFRGGDLLDIDTDGDRIWWHNPDALGADAAEPLRLAADEATALLVAARAVATLPGLREGDRLALLRATAKLEAAAGEAAGASSRLSVTFESEGGVFADVDRAISERRRLWIRYYSPARDELTEREIDPIRLVSVGHTYVEAWCRRSEARRTFRLDRVAEIKVLDEPSAPPEIELRDLSEALVQPAAEDPEVVVEVGPGGRWVAEYYPHDSAEELPDGGLRITLRTPEPASLRRLALRLGGDGRIVSPQDLADSARQAAREALAAYDELPYGDERDGRAPLAPGPGATGERGA; translated from the coding sequence ATGGCCGCGAACGCCATCGACCAGACCCGGCGGATGTTGTCCCTGGTGACGTATCTGCGCGAGCGCCCCGGGGCGCGCGTCGCGGATGTCGCGCGGGCCTTCGGCATCAGTCAGGACGAGCTGATCTCCGACCTGGACGTGCTGCCGCTGTGCGGGACGAGCTTCCGCGGGGGTGATCTGCTCGACATCGACACGGACGGCGACCGCATCTGGTGGCACAATCCGGACGCGCTCGGGGCGGACGCCGCGGAGCCGCTGCGGCTCGCCGCCGACGAGGCGACGGCGCTGCTGGTGGCGGCGCGCGCGGTGGCGACCCTGCCGGGGCTGCGCGAGGGCGACCGGCTCGCGCTGCTGCGGGCCACCGCGAAGCTGGAGGCGGCGGCCGGTGAGGCGGCCGGTGCCAGCTCGCGCCTGTCGGTGACCTTCGAGTCCGAGGGCGGTGTCTTCGCCGATGTGGACCGGGCGATCTCGGAGCGGCGCAGGCTGTGGATCCGCTACTACTCGCCCGCGCGCGACGAGCTGACCGAGCGCGAGATCGACCCGATCCGCCTGGTGAGCGTGGGCCACACGTATGTGGAGGCGTGGTGCCGCCGCTCCGAGGCGCGGCGCACCTTCCGCCTCGACCGGGTCGCCGAGATCAAGGTCCTGGACGAGCCGTCCGCGCCGCCCGAGATCGAGCTGCGGGACCTGTCGGAGGCGCTGGTGCAGCCCGCCGCCGAGGACCCCGAGGTGGTCGTGGAGGTCGGTCCGGGCGGTCGCTGGGTCGCGGAGTACTACCCGCACGACAGCGCGGAGGAGCTGCCCGACGGGGGGCTGCGGATCACGCTGCGCACCCCGGAGCCCGCCTCGCTGCGCCGCCTCGCGCTGCGCCTGGGCGGCGACGGCCGGATCGTCTCGCCGCAGGACTTGGCGGACAGCGCCCGGCAGGCCGCCCGGGAGGCGCTGGCCGCGTACGACGAGCTGCCGTACGGGGACGAGCGGGACGGGCGTGCGCCGCTCGCGCCGGGTCCCGGCGCGACGGGTGAGCGTGGGGCGTGA
- the tatA gene encoding Sec-independent protein translocase subunit TatA produces the protein MGRLGPTEIILILVILVLLFGAKKLPDMARSLGKSARILKSEAKAMKSDGKQDEAAPADPPADNSTPQQRTIQAAPGDVSSSRPVAEPTDHTTKR, from the coding sequence ATGGGTAGGCTCGGCCCCACCGAGATCATCCTGATCCTCGTCATCCTGGTCCTGCTCTTCGGTGCGAAGAAGCTCCCGGACATGGCCCGGTCCCTCGGCAAGTCGGCGCGCATCCTCAAGAGCGAGGCCAAGGCGATGAAGTCGGACGGCAAGCAGGACGAGGCCGCCCCGGCCGACCCGCCCGCCGACAACTCCACTCCGCAGCAGCGCACCATCCAGGCCGCTCCCGGCGATGTGAGCAGCTCCCGTCCGGTCGCCGAGCCGACCGACCACACGACGAAGCGCTGA
- the pafA gene encoding Pup--protein ligase — MDRRIFGLENEYGVTCTFRGQRRLSPDEVARYLFRRVVSWGRSSNVFLRNGARLYLDVGSHPEYATPECDNVTELVTHDKAGERILEGLLVDAERRLHEEGIAGDVYLFKNNTDSAGNSYGCHENYLVARHGEFSRLADILIPFLVTRQLLCGAGKVLQTPRGAVYCVSQRAEHIWEGVSSATTRSRPIINTRDEPHADAERYRRLHVIVGDSNMSETTMLLKVGATDLVLRMIEAGTVMRDLTLENPIRAIREVSHDTTGRRKVRLASGREASALEVQREYYEKAVDFVERRGIRTGTVERVLELWGRTLDSIESEDLDRIATEIDWVMKYKLIERYRAKNNMTMSHPRVAQIDLAYHDIHRRRGLYYLLERKGQAARICNDLKIFEGKSVPPQTTRARLRGDFIRRAQEQRRDFTVDWVHLKLNDQAQRTVLCKDPFRSVDDRVEKLIAGM; from the coding sequence ATGGACCGCCGCATTTTCGGGCTGGAGAACGAGTACGGTGTCACGTGCACGTTCAGGGGACAGCGCCGTCTGTCGCCTGACGAAGTGGCGCGCTACCTCTTCCGCCGTGTTGTGTCATGGGGCCGCAGCAGCAACGTCTTTCTGCGGAACGGCGCCCGCCTGTATCTGGACGTGGGCTCACACCCGGAATACGCAACACCCGAGTGTGACAACGTGACCGAGCTGGTCACCCACGACAAGGCCGGCGAGCGCATTCTGGAAGGCCTGCTCGTCGACGCCGAGCGCCGCCTGCACGAGGAGGGAATCGCGGGCGACGTCTATCTGTTCAAGAACAACACCGACTCGGCGGGAAACTCATATGGTTGCCATGAGAACTATCTCGTGGCACGCCATGGTGAGTTCTCGCGGCTCGCGGACATCCTCATTCCGTTCCTCGTCACCCGGCAACTGCTGTGCGGTGCGGGCAAGGTGCTCCAGACGCCGCGGGGCGCCGTCTACTGCGTGAGTCAGCGGGCGGAGCACATCTGGGAGGGTGTGTCGTCGGCGACGACGCGCTCCCGGCCCATCATCAACACGCGTGACGAGCCGCACGCGGACGCCGAGCGCTACCGCCGTCTGCACGTGATCGTCGGCGACTCGAACATGTCCGAGACGACGATGCTCCTGAAGGTCGGCGCGACCGATCTGGTGCTCCGCATGATCGAGGCGGGCACGGTGATGCGGGATCTGACGCTGGAGAACCCGATCCGGGCGATCCGTGAGGTCAGCCACGACACGACGGGCCGCCGCAAGGTGCGCCTCGCCAGCGGCCGGGAGGCCTCGGCCCTCGAGGTCCAGCGGGAGTACTACGAGAAGGCGGTCGACTTCGTCGAGCGCCGCGGCATCCGCACGGGCACGGTCGAGCGGGTCCTGGAGCTGTGGGGGCGCACGCTCGACTCGATCGAGTCCGAGGACCTGGACCGCATCGCCACGGAGATCGACTGGGTGATGAAGTACAAGCTCATCGAGCGGTACCGGGCGAAGAACAACATGACGATGTCGCACCCGAGGGTCGCGCAGATAGACCTCGCGTACCACGACATCCACCGCCGTCGCGGCCTGTACTACCTGCTTGAGCGGAAGGGGCAAGCCGCGCGGATCTGCAACGACTTGAAGATCTTCGAGGGCAAGTCGGTGCCGCCGCAGACGACCCGGGCGCGGCTGCGCGGTGACTTCATCCGTCGGGCCCAGGAGCAGCGCCGGGACTTCACGGTGGACTGGGTGCATCTGAAGCTGAACGACCAGGCGCAGCGCACGGTGTTGTGCAAGGACCCGTTCCGTTCGGTGGACGACCGGGTGGAGAAGCTGATCGCCGGGATGTGA